In Erigeron canadensis isolate Cc75 chromosome 8, C_canadensis_v1, whole genome shotgun sequence, the DNA window GGACAGTTTTAGCcaaaaatctcaaccaaaccaATACATACGGTTTCATGATTTTTCAAACCAATCCGTCCAAATTGTTATGTCgaaccaaaccaaccaaaaccaattaatcCGGTTTGGTTTGGACGGTTAAGCggtcttttattttttgaaattaaatgtaCAAAAGCATAAAATAATACGTAGCATCTAAGATTCGATATCATGACataacaaaatattcataagtcttataagacaaacaaatataacaatttaagatTCGATATATATCATGTTTACAACTTTGacaaataataagtatatacaatttacattattaactattaatatagatataaacttacatttattaaaagtaaatggtccggtttggttttACCGGATTGTATAAtatttaaaaccaaaaccaaaccatacaAATGGTTTACGAAAAAAACAAACCGAcggtttaaaattttgatttaaaaccaaCCAATCCGTCCAAATACCCCGGTTTAAATGGTTTAGCCGGTTTGGACCAAATCATGCACATCCCTACTTGGATGCacattcatcaaaattatgcatccaacaaaaaacgtgattttgccgattttgacggatcaatgtgttcttaaacacttaaataatgataattagttatacactatgttagttttatgaacttttaatgcatcaaaatgatgtttttaagtgttctcaccgttctcattttaaaactgttcttatcggagtgttaccctatatatatgtgtgtgtgtgtgtgtgtgtgttgggaaaagttaaattagggactccttattttaggaacCATTAGGGAcacttctcaatcattcatttttcaccatctccgaccaccaccaccaccaccatctccgaccaccaccatgatcctccgccgacggcgaccaccgccatcacgacttacacatgtgtaagttatacaaccaccaccaccaccaccaccattatgATCCTTCGGCGAcgacgaccaccgccaccacgacttacacatgtgtgagttacaacttacacatgtgtgagttacaacttacacatgtgtaagttacatgttcCTAATGTTCCCTAATttaaggagtccctaatctaaCCCACCTCTATACAtgttcgtaagttacacaccaccatcatgatctattACGATATACAACACTTTTTTGTAAAagcactaagactttccagtgacggacccacagaaaaatcatgtgtaagttaacttacacacatgtgttttacacatgtgtaagttaacttacacatgattttctggtgggcccgtcgtcggaaagtcttagtgtttttacaaaaaagtcttgtatatcgtagtagatgatgatggtgtacaaaaatcaatggtcctagttggtcctaaaataagaagtggtctcaaaatatctcacccatatatatatatatatgttgtttttatgtgtttatagAAACATCAATGGGCTAGTGGTGCTGATGAGGCCTATATTTTAAGACAAACTTTGGAAGAGTGGTCGCTCGGCAAAAGCAAAGATGTTTTGCTTGATACCGTTGAGGAGTATAGGGAGATGAATTTGGCAAACAAAGAAGTAAAGAGGCTCGCTCGGCAAATGAGGATGACTGCCCTTGAAGAACGTGCTGGATTTGCTAGCATCCCAACTTGAATGGCAACGACAAAATAAGATGGATCAAGACATCAATATCTTTTCGCAACCTCACGATCATTTAGTCGATCCCGTGCGTAGCATCGTTTTGCAACGCAAACGTGACATTGCCGACAAATACGGGTGGTCTCATGACGGGTTgcattagtttgttttttttatttttagttgtattgtttttttatttctagTTGTAatgcttttaattttatttgtattgtgtttttaagtttaataaaagtttagggtttattttgTAACTTTGAAATTGGCAACCGTTGGCAAAATTTTGCTTTACACCTTGTAATTTGGCTCCAAATTAGTAAGAATTGACAAACATTTGGCATGTACACATGACAGCTTCTTATTACCTTAAAAGAAACCAAAAACTTGCCAAAGAGTCAATTCATGGCTTTGCACCCTTGCCATTAGACTAAACGGAGTAGCCCGTTCCTCCTCGATTTTTTCATCCGGACGGCCTGGGAACGCCCCCGGAATGCCCAATCTCGGTCCCAGGGGGCATTCCGCTTCATTAAAAAGCGTGCTCAGTTCAAGTTGGAACGCGTCTGGCCGTTTGGAGTTTTGTGGGATAAATGATTGTTGACTGCCTCATGAACAAACAAACaacatcttttttaatttttttttcaaaatcaactgtatatacatatttacacaTAAAAAGAATGCCTTGGGGGACATTCCTCCACCCAAGGGAATGGGGAAATGACCCTCGTGATTAGGCTTGGATATTTGTCATGCAAGTGGAGGAGGGACATTCCCATAACCCTATACTTCTCTTAGTCTTAAATTATCACATGattagactatctccaatggggatgTTTTTGGGCGTCCTTGGGTGCCCTTGAatatcctttgcggttgaagcttgtctaaaactaaagattttttgatgcatgtCCTTAcccaagggcatgcccttaggtgtctctacttatatttttttttgtttttagtggagttaaaggatatgtaagaatgtttgtatggttggagataaaattataggattttaaggatttataaggatatgtaaagatttgtaaggatatgatgtgacagctCAAAAACACCTACGgacgtccttagcattggagatatcCTTGTATTTAGTGACATAGAAAGCTCATATCTTTAGAACTTTATTCTTATTGGATTTTGAAGATTCAACTTAAAGATTACCTCTCTCATATTGGGTAAGTTTTTTCTCATTAGGGTTGCTTTTATAATCTATTAAAAAATTGTATCTTGATGCGTAACTACCACAACTTCAACCATTAATGGAGTTTCCCTTTTCCATTTGTGActtcttttatcttctttatGATGTTTTATGAACTTTGGACCACTATTTCTGCACATTTATACACACACTGTTATAATTTGTATGTGGATTTAAAATAGATATCAAGTGTTAAAGAGTGGGCactagttttttctttttccttattttttgaaattggaTGATTAGTTGTAGTTGTTGGGTTTCTTGAAGTTGTCCCAAATTTATTGAATGCTCTTTTATTGATGATTAAATTTGGTACCTTTCCAGCTCAGTCTGCTACTCTGCTATCTAATCactaatattaaattttgtacatTTTTATCAGATTTTTTTCTTGTGCATACCCTTTATAGCCTACTGGTGCAGACCTTAATTAAGTTAAACTTTGTACATCTTTATTGTTTTCATGTACTACTACTGAATGCAATGGAATGCTCTTGAAGTTATATCCTGTTATTTGCGTGTTCATTATATTGTTTATGAGCTACATTTTCAGTTCTTTTTCCATGTGGAATGGTTTCATTAAAGGCTTTTAGTTCATTGTGTCGGTGGACGTGAAAATGAATCTAGTTCAGCATCTAAGCCTAGGTTGTGTCTGTCTTAGTCAGTTTGCTTTGATTACAttctttatattttgttgtCAAAAGGTGGATTAATCCGACTTTGGAAGTCTAATGTGATTGGAAACTTAGGTTCCTAGTCTCAAATACACTAGTCTATGTTGATGCTAATAAGCTGGGAGataattattgtttttgaaaagttttcaagttAAGACTTTTGTTGTACTGTTTTTATGGTTTCATCTTGTTTATTATTCCCTTCGTCCCATTAAATTTGTCCATTTTTAAACCTATAAAGTCAAACTATacgaactttgaccataaatatatatatattttttgtttcatataatatttgatgaaagttatatgaattggtaaagtttgactttgaaattttaaaagtggacaagtttagtgggacggagggagtacatGTCGAGCCTTAATAAGCGGAAGCCCTAAGTTGTAAGCTAAACTTTTTCTTGGatgtgcatttttatttttatttttttgaatagcATCAATCAACAGTGCTTGGATGTGtattttgaaagtgattattGCAGCTTCAAGAATGTCAGTTGATTAAAGTTAGGAGTGGTTAgctaattttacattaattctTGATAGATAACTTTCTTGTGGCAACTCCTTTCATCCCTTTCCAGAACTGATTACTTTTGCCGTAAACAAGCTGACTTATAATCAGTTTTGCATACCACTTAACTAAGGAATAATTGCTTTTGCAACACTTTCTAGTTTTAGCTACCATCCAGCACACTAAATTGTGGTCTCTTGACGTGCCATGTGCTTATTATTTCACTTTTTGATTCGTAAGATTGTATCATAGCAATGAAATAAGACCATTGCATTCAAGAATCGTGAAACAAGCATATTATCATCAATACCAAGATTATTATACAAACATGGTACATACACTTGAAGATATCAAGGGTGGCGGTGGATCCATCAAAATAGGAACCACTGGTACAATTAGCGCCTTAATGTCAAGGGAACTATGTAGAGTCAAAGATGCATCTCCAAATCCCACAGTTAGTACAAGTCACAAAGAAACAATACAAGCAAATGTAGCAAGCTCGAACAACATTACCTATACAAACGAAAAGACAGCACCTCACAAAACAAGAAAAGCTAGCCGAGATCCTAATAGGCGAAAGGGTTCTAACATAGCTGAAGTTGTTGATATAAAGTGCAAAATGCCTGACCCAATAACGAATCGACTCAAGAAGCTTCATTTCTCAAAGCTTTCAGAGACCAATGCCTAAGTTAGGACTCTTTTCTGGTTCTCGTAACTTTTAACCCTGAAATCATTTTAGGTCCATTGATGTTATCTACTTCAATGGCTGAACAAATGCTTGGTATGAACTTGTTCTTTCTTCTACTGCCATTTGTGCGTTTTTGAGCCGTTTCTGGTAGTTCCAAACTATGTTTACGAGAGTGCCCATCGAGTACGTTTAAGTACTCTATCTCTTTCATTATAAGTGATGCAATAGTTCCTTTTGTCCCAATCTCAACAGGAGGTTTTGCTGACATTTTTTCTGGGATGTATAAAGAAGAGGAAGATTGTGATTTGGCAGGAGAACcggacattttaagttttctttttatattgatGAAAAGAGTTTATGAACTTGAAATAATGAAATCTTTGCCTTATGATTTATATCCTTGTGCAAAGGAAGATCTTGTTTTTGTGAAGAAGATTGTGTGGTGATGTGTCAATGTTTTCATCATGGGTATGCAATGCAATGAACATTAAATTTTGGACCAACTCTCAACATGTGGTTCCACTAATATATACACTatggtgtatgtatatgtatatatgtaagtatATTCCTAGAAAATATTTTCTGTATGTgtacttgatataactttcataaaTACCTTTAAGCAGGACAAGAGATTTCTCATTTTTTGGATTAAAAACTATGATCTAATGTTCATTACAACTTGCAGATACTTGAGATTTGAAAGTTATGGTAAACAATACCAAAAAATTCAAAGACCCAAAATGTATATACTTTTGGAAAAGTACAGggatatataatgaaaaaaatagaaaacaccaGGGCCCAGTTTGTAACAGTTGTAGAAATCATGTGGAAGAAAAAAAGGGAGTTTTGGAAGCCTTTCTCTTATCAGAGCCAGGTTTCGATCCTGGGACCTGTGGGTTATGGGCCCACCACGCTTCCGCTGCGCCACTCTGATTTGGTGATTATATGTCCATACAGACTATATATAGACACATATTCTTGGACATTATTGTATTATCATCAAagtagaatatatatatttgcaggATATATATATGCCACTCACTATGTAGTGATAAGAGACTTTCTTTGAAAAAACAACAATGGCAACAATATTATCATCATGTAGCAGTCCTAATATATTAGTATCAAATTCAAACACAAGATTTACAAGCCCAGTTTGTAAATTGAATTCAGGGTTTTTGGGTCAGAATAAAAAGCTTGGATTTTGCAGACCCACTTCAAGAATTGTTGGGCCAAGAAGTTGCAGGTCAAAAGGAATTACATGTTGGTTTAAGTTTGGTAAAAATGGTGTTGATGCTGAAGGTGCTGGTATTTATGGTAGTCAATCTAGAGATGATTTTGACCGTGATGATGTTGAACAGGTATTAGATTATGGTGATTATAATTACCCCTTTTTtagttggtttttttttgtttgtgtggttaaagtttgaaacttttttggGATTTACGGTTGTTTGGTGGTGAATAATGTATATAGTGTATGTTACTGTATCGGATAGCTTAGGACAACATGAGAGAATGTAAATTTTGTTCATTGTTGTTAAAGGGACACAGGAAGGATTTGAACTTATGACCTCCGGTTTTATGATGCATGTCCCTTACTACTAAACTACCATTGCTAGGAAGTATGTTAAGGAATCAAGCTGTGAACTTTCTTGTGAATTAGGATTTGGGTATTTTGTTAAAGTAGCTGGGGGTTTAAGAATCATTAGTGGAGACCCAAGTTTTATTGGTTGGTTCCGGAGTTGGGTACTTTGCGTATATGGTCATGTTTTCCATATAGGTTGATACTCTCTTTAATCTGTCGTGAAATTAGTCTGAATGTTGTCTTCTGCATATTGTCCTTGGGGAGTTGGGGTAGGGTATGTTCCTGGTCAGGTTTGATGGTTAGCAATGTAATAGATGATAAAGTTCTAAGTTTGACGTGGAATGAAATTTTTTGAGGGAAATTCTACCTTTTGTCTCAATTTTGATATGTTCCGTTTTTATTCTGGTTTCTGCTGTTTGATTAGTGTTTGTAGAATGATTGATCAATGTAATGAGTCATGACCATAGATAATGATCACTTTATACCAGGATCTTTGTAACGAATTCTAGCATTTGACAGAGAATATGTGCAAGATGAATATCATTAACTAGTCTTTAGAGATGGCAGATGGCAACTTCGACTTATTTACTTATTAATGGGTTGAATTGGTCTTATGGTTTATCTGT includes these proteins:
- the LOC122579023 gene encoding protein LHCP TRANSLOCATION DEFECT, with amino-acid sequence MATILSSCSSPNILVSNSNTRFTSPVCKLNSGFLGQNKKLGFCRPTSRIVGPRSCRSKGITCWFKFGKNGVDAEGAGIYGSQSRDDFDRDDVEQYFNYMGMLAVEGTYDKMEALLSQNIHPVDILLMMASGEGDKPKIEELLKAGAKYDVKDADGRTAVDRAANDEIKEFILSYSVRKV